A single genomic interval of Lucilia cuprina isolate Lc7/37 chromosome 2, ASM2204524v1, whole genome shotgun sequence harbors:
- the LOC124418524 gene encoding uncharacterized protein LOC124418524, protein MDMNMANETKLSTETVKRRKRSQFNGHSLPHQTADNSFTDSTSFSTPQGDLTNTPNTTMNDYSAPQSYFLGFGPQGDNDENAGERDLDSFGNSKEPVSAD, encoded by the coding sequence ATGGATATGAATATGGCGAACGAAACTAAACTTAGTACTGAAACCGTGAAGCGTAGAAAAAGATCTCAATTCAATGGGCATTCATTGCCACATCAAACTGCCGATAACTCGTTCACTGACTCAACAAGCTTCTCAACACCCCAAGGAGATCTCACAAATACTCCGAACACAACTATGAATGACTATTCGGCTCCACAATCGTATTTCCTTGGGTTTGGTCCACAGGGAGATAATGATGAGAATGCAGGCGAACGTGACTTAGATTCTTTCGGAAATTCAAAAGAACCCGTAAGTGCTGATTAA